The sequence GGCGAGTTCCTCTTCTTCGACTGGCGCTTCAACGCCGACGGCACGCCAAAACCGGAGTTCATCCTTAACCAGGAGCCGTATAACAGTGGGAGCATTCTGCTGGCACGCAAGAATTTTGGTTGCGGCTCCTCGCGCGAGCATGCCGCATGGGCGCTCATGAACTATGGCTTCAGCGTGGTGATCGCGCCATCGTTCGCCGACATCTTCCACTCCAACGCCGCGAAGAATGGCCTGTTGACGATCACTCTGCCCGAAGAGATTGTCGACGAGTTATTCCGTCGCGCAAACGGTAAGTACGAGCTGAATGTCGATGTCGCGAACCTGACCATCAGCGACGACCGCGACCTGCGCGTGAACTTCACAATGGACGCCTTCCGCCAGAAATGTCTCCTCGAAGGCCTCGACGACATCGCCCTAACCCTCGCGCACGAAGACGCCATCTCCACCTACGAGCGTGACATGGTTCCCGCCTGGCGATAATAAGGCTTGGATCCTCGCTTGATGATCGCGGATGAAGCCGAAGATGACCGCTCGGCTGCCGAGTTTCACGCGAGCCTCCCCGCCGTTCCCTCTTCTTCCGCTTCAGAAGTCGGGCAAAACGGGTACGGAATCCGTTCTTCCGCCGCGACCGCCTCTGCTTCATAGAACGACTTGCTGCGATCGCAGATCAGCGTCGGCAAATCCGAATTGAGCGCCGCGACTTCAACCGGGAACAGGTGCTGCGCCGCGAAATCGATCGCTTTCGGCTGCACGATCCCGCCGCCGATCTCGATTGCTTCCTGCCAAGTCAACGTCTTGAATTGTCGCGGCTCGGCTTCTGATGTCGCGGGATCGAATTCGAAAATTCCATCGACATCTTTCACCAGCCGGCAGCGGTTCGCCTCGATCTTCTGCGCGATGAACACGGCCGTCAGGTCCGACCCGCCCCTTCCCAGCAGAGACAGCGATCCATCCGGCAACCGTCCCACGAATCCCGGCGCGACGATCACCGGCGTTTGCTCGAACACTCGATGCACTTCCGCGGCATTGATCTCCACCGGCTCCGAGTTGAGCACTGCCCCATGCGTTCGCAGCCCAAGTCGGGTCTCATCCAGAATCGCGCACCCGATTCCCGCCCGATCCAACGCGAGCGAAAGCAGCGCCGCAGACGTCGCCTCGCCCGTCGCGAGAAGCGCGGCTACGGAATGATCATTGATGTTTTCGCCGAACGACTTCGCGAGCGAAAGCAGTGTATCGGTCGTATTCCCTATTGCCGAGACGACAGCGACGACACGATGGCCGGAATCGATCCAGCGGCGAATTTCTTCCACCGTGTTGGGGAGGTCCAATTCACTGCACAGGACCGAGCTACCGAATTTCAAAACGATTACGGGATACCGGCGCACCGCATCCGGCGAGACACCGCCGTGGCTGGCCAGCGTGGGCAGACGAAAATTCTTCTGAGACGACACTACGAATCTCCCTTCGAGGTTGAGCGTTATTCGGGCCAAAAACAGAATCGCCGCCTTTGGAAAACCCCCAGGCGGCCGCTCAGTGATGGGAGATTGTCAGATCGTTGCTTCAGGCTCCCGACGCTGGCCAGACACCGCCTGGGGTGCACATGGCCATATACATTCGGGATATCTGCTGCAAATACATAATCAATCCGTTTTTTCCCTCACGTCACAAGGTGGTGTGAGGTGGATTCAGTGTATCAACCGAGCCGGAATTGTCAATCATGCTTCCGGCGTATTCACAAAAGTTTGATTCAAACATCAGTGCCGCTAATTCGACTTACGCCTCGGCCAGCACAGCATCCACGGTCTGCACGTCAACCAGTCCGCGACAGCCATAGATGGCAGGCAAAACTTTTTCTGCTGCGAATTTCCGGCGCAACTCGGCTACCTTTTCCGTTCCCGAACGATACGCCGGCAGATACATTCGCCCCAGCAGCGGATGCCGTCCCCACGCGCCTGAGAGTTTGTCGGCGCGCTCTTCGGTAACCAGGAAATCATTCCGCAACGTCTTCGCGACCTCTGCCTGCGGCCGTCCTTCCTGCCACGTCAGGTATGACGAGTGATTCTTCGCATCATCCTGCAGCAGCGCCAGCAGGACACCAATCTGAAGGTCTTCGTCCGGCAACTGCTCGACGTCGGTGACGCCATACGCGATCAGGATCGCGTTGTTCGCGATGCCCTCGAACAGCGTCGCCGCCCGCGTGTTCATCGTCAGCACAGTCGCTTCGAACCCGGCTAGGCCGCGCGCATACAAATTCTGCAGATAAGCAAAGGTTGTCACGTGCCCCGGGACGACTTCATGGCTGATCAACTGCTCGAACTCCGGTTCCGTGATTTGCAGCGAGGCGTTGATCTCATACGTCGCCTCATATTTCGGGCTGCCATCCGCATTGCGCGCGCGGCCAACGTAGTTCATCGAACCCGAGAACCACGCATCTTTGATGGGGAGGAAATCGATGTTCGCGCGCGGAACTCCGTGTAGTTCCTTTGGGAGATAGGGCAACAAGTTTTTCTCGCTTAGCCGGTCGTAGTGCGCGATCACTGCCGTGCTCAGTGCGCGAACCGATGCCATCGGAATCACGCGCTCCTTGCGCCACGCATCTACCGCCGGAAGAATTCCGTTCGAAGTCGCATACCCCGCCCGACTCAGCAACTCTGTGACCCGCTCGCGCTTTTTCTCCGGATGCGACGGCTCCGGCGCCCGCGACGTCGATGCTTCGACGCAGCGCGAATACGGAACTGCCGGCCCTTTCCCGAGGATCTCCATCGCGAGGTCCCACATTGCCTGCAGCGATACCGCGAGGCCCAAAAGATAGCTGCGCCGCGTTCCATCGAGGCTCCCTGCTGCGTCACGCACGCCGCCGATTGCCTTCGGCAGGTCGACTTCCTTCAAATATTGCTCCACCGCCGCCCGATCCACCTTCGGTCCGGAGACGCCGCCAGTCTCGCGCACCCGCGCCGCCGCGGGCGTCGTGTACGCAACCGGCAACGGTTCGCCCGAAAACCACGAGTCCGCAATGAACCGTCCCGTTCCCGACGGACACATGACGTCTCCGCCCCACAGGGTGTCGATTCCAAGAACCGCGTCCGCGACAAAACGCCCAAGCTGATCCATTACGCCTCCCTCGATTTATTCAATGAGCGGAACCAAACATAGCAGCATAGCGCAACGAACAACACAGCCGAGACCGTCTGCGAAACCGGCACGTTGTCGAAGAAGGGAGTATGCACCCAACTCTCCTTGAAACCCGGCAGTAGTCGTAACGCCGCGCCGAACACTCCACCCAAGGCTCCTCCGGCCATTAATCCTGAGGCAATAATCACTCCACGCTCGCGAATCGTCCTTCCTCGTTCGCCATTAACCTTCGCCGCCCTCTTATTCAGGAAATGCGAGAGGAATCCGCCCACCAGCGCCGGAGTATTCAATTCCAGCGGCAGGTACATCCCGAGCGCAAATATCAACGAAGGCTGTCCGAGCATTTCCAGAATAAGCGCAATGAAGGCGCCTACGCCGAAAAGCATATACGCCACTGGCTGATGGCTCATGAAACCCTCGACCAGTGCCTTCATAATCGCCGCCTGGGGCGAAGGCAGCACCGGAAGCGTATTCCCAGGCACGGCCTCGCCGAACTGGAACGTCTTCGCCAGCATCACGATCGTCAGTCCCGCTGCCGCTGCCGAGAACAGCACGCCCAGGAATTTCACCTTCTCTTGCGACGCCGGCGTCGAACCCAACCAATAGCCCGCCTTCAGGTCTGTAATCAGCTGTCCGGAGATTGACAACGCCGTGCATACCATTCCGGCAATCGCCATCACGAAGAACATTCCCGTCGTGCCGGAAACGCCAAACCGCAGCAGCACCACGGACGAGATGATAATCGTCAGCATCGTCATGCCGGAGACCGGGTTGCGCGCCGTCGTGGCAATCGCGTTTGCGGCGACCGACGCAAAGAAGAATGAGAACACCAGGGTCATTGCGACGCCTATCGCCACCGCAACCATGCTCGCATGCAGGGTCCCCATGAACACCGCGACGCCTATCGCGCTGAAAATGACGCTGAGCAGGATCGTGGTCATGGAGATGTCGCGGTCCGTGCGCACAGAACTGGCGACTTCGCCTTTGTGAAATGCCTTCAAGGCGATCCCGAACGACCCCGCAACAATCTTCAGCGACTTGATGATCCCGAAAATTCCCGCCGTGGCAATCGCACCCACGCCGATGTAGCGAACGTAGTTGCTGTAAATCGCAACGGCGCTCATGTCGTGAATCGGAACTTTGCCCGGGTAGACCGCGGTCGTAACGTGGCTTCCTATAAACCACACCAGCGGCACCAGCACGAAGTTCGAGAGCACGCCGCCCGCGCAGAGAATCATCGAACTGCGCAACCCCATCACGTACCCGAGCCCGAGAATGAAGCTGATCGCGTCGAAGTTGAATACGATCCGTGCGCGATCGTTCAGCGTGCGCATCAGCGGTACGAACTGGAAATTGACGTATTCTTTCCAGACCTCGAACGTCGTCACGAAGAAGTCGTAGACGCCGGCGATGAACGTCGCTTCGAGCAGCAGTTTCGCCTGCGAACCGCCCTTTTCGCCCGTGACGAGAACTTCGGTGATCGCCGTCGCTTCCGGGTATGGCAGCAGCCCATGCATCTCGCGCACGAAATACCGGCGCAGCGGAATGAGGAACAGAATCCCAAGACATCCGCCCGCCAGGCAGATGAAGATTGTCTGCAGCGGATGTGGGCTGAGGTTCAGGATGTAGAGCGCCGGTAGCGTAAAGATCGCGCCTGCGACTACACCTCCCGCAACCCCTCCAATTCCCGTGATGATCACGTTCTCGAGCAGAGTCGACCGCCGCGCGTAAACACGCGCCAACCCGATCGCGAGGATCGAGATCGGGATCGCCGCTTCCATCACCTGCCCAACCTTCAGGCCGGAATAGGCCGACGCAACGGTGAACACGACGCACAGGAAGACGCCCCAGCCCACCGATCGCCAACTGACTTCGGGAATCTTCGCTTCTGATGCGATTACCGGCGGATACTCTTCGCCGGGTTTCAGCGGCTCATACGCTTTTGTGGAGAGGGATTTTGCGGTTCCGACCTCGGACATCCGGGGCCTCCTGTCAGCCCTTGGGCAGGCTGATTATAGGGAGGCCATCACCACCGAGTTTGTGACCGTCCTCACGTGTCGCGGGTGACGCAAACGGTCTTCTGGCGCGTCGACAAAACCCGCATCAGTTCGCCGCTGGCACGGCCATCGGCTTTCTCGATGGCCCAAGGTCGACCTGTATTTCCGTGTTACGTGGGAAGACCACGTCCTTGCCGTGAGCGATAAAGTGCGAGTAGACGGACCGACCCGCTGCGATTCCGCCCAGCGTACCGCCCATGATGTTGGAGCCTGTCGAGATGGCGATGATGCGCCCGATCAGTCCGAACCCGTTGCTCGAAGTCGCAGCATGAGTCACGTTGGCCTCATCCTCCGTCAGTGCCGAGGTCGCCAGCAGCCCAAGGCTCAACGGCGCCAGCAGGGCACGGTTCGACTGTGGCCTGGCTCCGCCCTCGCTGTCGAGCTGAATATTCGCAGTGGCGCGGCCTGCCACCGCCGTCGGCACGCCGGTTACGAACTGCTGTGCGCCTTCGGGGAACTCCATCTTATGGAATGTGAACCGCAGTGCGCCGTTGCGACCCCACTTCCCCGCCGGACTCGCCTGCAATACGTTGCCTTCCAGCAGCGTTCCCTGCGGGATCTCAACGTGGTTAGCGGCGTCCATTTTTGGCTGCGTAACGACGGCCGTTACCGGATCGCCGGGCTTCGCCTTCGCCGAGGTCAAGCCCGTCAGCAGGCGCGCATGCAGTTCGGTCGACGACTCGAGCTTCTGCCTTTTCGAAGCCCTTGGTGGATCTGCCATCGCCGTCTGCGCACCCAGAGGACGCAGCAGGGCAACGTCATATTCCGTCCCCGGTTGCAGCGACTCCGGATGCCACGGCAACTGGCTGAACAGCATTTGTTCCAGTCGATACTGCTTGCCGGGAGCCGTAAAGGTGCTGACCGCCTGGTTCTTCTTCCCAAGCGCCATACTCCACGCGCGGTGAATCAGCGAAACATGCTTCGCCCCGGCGCTGTGGAACACGACCACGCTCGAACTCTCATCCGACACTGCAGCACTGATCGGCACCGGTGGAGCATTCGGCGGCAGCACACGTTCGAATCGGACTTTCACTTCATGGAGAGGCGTAAAGTCGCCGTGGAATTTCGCGTTCAACCGCCGCTTGTGCGAGGCCGGGTTTACCTGCACGATCTCTCCCTGGATCGGCGTTCCGGCAGGAATCACAACCTTGTTGTTTTCGTAGAGGGGTTCGACCGTGTGCGCGCGAACTGGCGCTCCCGCCCTGAACTTCGCGGGCGAATCGATCTGCACCCGCACCACTTCAGAACTGGCGGTTTGTGACCATACAAACGGTGAAGAAAAGACAAGGAGAGACAGAGAGAGCAGAAAGCGCATTGCGGCCACCCAGTGGTGTCATTCTATTCGCTTCGACAGAATGACTGCCACAAGCACCTTCGTGCATCTCTGTCGCACGTAGCCGATTGTGTCCTTCTGACTCAGCCCTTGTGTCCGACTATCAGACCGCTCGGTCCATGCAACTTTACCCGCTCTACCTGCGTGAACCCCGCCTCGCGCATCCACTCCGAATACTCCGGCTCGCTGTAGGTGCTTCCCTCTTTCGTTCCCACCAGCATGTTGATTGCGAACAATGCCGCGTGCCTGGGCGAGGCCTTGTCGGGATTGAGGATGAAATCCTGGATCGCGAGCCGTCCGCCGGGTGCGAGCGCCCCGAAAGCGCGTTTCAGCAGTGCCCGGTTCTGTGCCGGAGAAAACATGTGGCAGATAGCATTGAGCATCACCAGGTCATACCCCGAATCGAGCGGAGAGGTAAGCATGTCGCCGGGACGGATCTTCACCTGGTTCGCCACTCCAGCATCCTCGACATAGTCTTTCGTCAGGCCTACGACTTCCGGCACGTCGAGAATCACCGCTTCAACCGAGGGCTCCGCTTTCGCGAACGCGACGGAGTAAGCACCCGAGCCGCCCCCGAGATCGAGGATCCGCCGCACGCCGTCTGTCCCGAGGGACTTCACCAGCAGCCGCGCTCGTTCAGTAGCATTGCGGTGCATCGCGGCGATGAAGTCCTCCGTCCCTTCCTTCGAGCGAGCGCCCTTCGTGACTTCGCCCGACTTCACGATATTGGTGAGATTCGACCACCCATGCCAGATATTCGCAATGTGCAGCAGCCCGGGTCGCGCATTGTCTTTTGACCCGGCGCTGAAAAACCGGGCACTCGCCGGGGTGCATTCAAACCGTCCGTCGCTCTTCTTCAGCAGGCCCAGGCTGGCAAGCGCATTCAGCAATGTTTCAGTCCCGCGCAAACTTGTCTTCAGCTTCTCCGAGACCGCATCGGCTGTGGCTCCGCTGCCCACCGCCGTGAATACATCGAGTTCCAGCGCCGTCAGGACGACTCGGCTCGGCATGTAACCGCGAATGAGTTCGTTGAGATCGTCGGGGAGCGTTCCCGCCTGATCGCGAGCCTTAACCATGGCCCGATACTTATCGCGATGGTCGAGCGCCAGTGTCTTCATCGCGCCCGCGTCCTTCCACTCCAACCGTTCCACGACCTTCCCGTCTTTCAGGTGCGTACGCGCGATCTCGCCAATATCGTCCGGTTGCAGTTTGCGGTACCACGTACCCTCCGGGTAGACGACCATCACGGGGCTTTCATCGCACAGCCCCATGCAGCCGCAGGTTGTTACCTGCACATCGTCGTCCAGCCCTTCTTTTTGCAGAACCTTCCCCAGCGTGTCCAATAGCGTGAACGCGCCGCTCGCGGCGCAGGAGGTTACCCCTTCGGCCTTCTGTTGTGTGCAAACAAAAACGTGATGACGGAACGGTTCCATAGAATTCCACCTGTCGTTAACAAAACTTAAGAACCTTTTATTCTCGTCCGCACGTCCATGTACGTCCGTGACTCATGTCACGAACCGCACGGAAATACAGGTACTTGCCGAGTTCGGCAACGTTCCTGCTGAAACCAGAATCACACATGTAATCCGCCCCGCTTTCCGCCACTTTTCTGCGGAATTCGGGTTCTCAGGAAAGGCC comes from Terriglobia bacterium and encodes:
- the leuD gene encoding 3-isopropylmalate dehydratase small subunit — its product is MEALRQHRGQVVPLDRPNIDTDQIIPKQFLKRIERTGYGEFLFFDWRFNADGTPKPEFILNQEPYNSGSILLARKNFGCGSSREHAAWALMNYGFSVVIAPSFADIFHSNAAKNGLLTITLPEEIVDELFRRANGKYELNVDVANLTISDDRDLRVNFTMDAFRQKCLLEGLDDIALTLAHEDAISTYERDMVPAWR
- a CDS encoding oligopeptide transporter, OPT family encodes the protein MSEVGTAKSLSTKAYEPLKPGEEYPPVIASEAKIPEVSWRSVGWGVFLCVVFTVASAYSGLKVGQVMEAAIPISILAIGLARVYARRSTLLENVIITGIGGVAGGVVAGAIFTLPALYILNLSPHPLQTIFICLAGGCLGILFLIPLRRYFVREMHGLLPYPEATAITEVLVTGEKGGSQAKLLLEATFIAGVYDFFVTTFEVWKEYVNFQFVPLMRTLNDRARIVFNFDAISFILGLGYVMGLRSSMILCAGGVLSNFVLVPLVWFIGSHVTTAVYPGKVPIHDMSAVAIYSNYVRYIGVGAIATAGIFGIIKSLKIVAGSFGIALKAFHKGEVASSVRTDRDISMTTILLSVIFSAIGVAVFMGTLHASMVAVAIGVAMTLVFSFFFASVAANAIATTARNPVSGMTMLTIIISSVVLLRFGVSGTTGMFFVMAIAGMVCTALSISGQLITDLKAGYWLGSTPASQEKVKFLGVLFSAAAAGLTIVMLAKTFQFGEAVPGNTLPVLPSPQAAIMKALVEGFMSHQPVAYMLFGVGAFIALILEMLGQPSLIFALGMYLPLELNTPALVGGFLSHFLNKRAAKVNGERGRTIRERGVIIASGLMAGGALGGVFGAALRLLPGFKESWVHTPFFDNVPVSQTVSAVLFVALCCYVWFRSLNKSREA
- a CDS encoding methyltransferase, whose protein sequence is MEPFRHHVFVCTQQKAEGVTSCAASGAFTLLDTLGKVLQKEGLDDDVQVTTCGCMGLCDESPVMVVYPEGTWYRKLQPDDIGEIARTHLKDGKVVERLEWKDAGAMKTLALDHRDKYRAMVKARDQAGTLPDDLNELIRGYMPSRVVLTALELDVFTAVGSGATADAVSEKLKTSLRGTETLLNALASLGLLKKSDGRFECTPASARFFSAGSKDNARPGLLHIANIWHGWSNLTNIVKSGEVTKGARSKEGTEDFIAAMHRNATERARLLVKSLGTDGVRRILDLGGGSGAYSVAFAKAEPSVEAVILDVPEVVGLTKDYVEDAGVANQVKIRPGDMLTSPLDSGYDLVMLNAICHMFSPAQNRALLKRAFGALAPGGRLAIQDFILNPDKASPRHAALFAINMLVGTKEGSTYSEPEYSEWMREAGFTQVERVKLHGPSGLIVGHKG